In Rhodamnia argentea isolate NSW1041297 chromosome 11, ASM2092103v1, whole genome shotgun sequence, one genomic interval encodes:
- the LOC115742131 gene encoding peamaclein-like isoform X2: MKLAFAALLLVSLVLASSLHAMAGGLSPQPAPGLCDTKCGERCQKAREHDRCLKYCGICCQKCQCVPSGTYGNKLECPCYMDMKNSKGTAKCP, encoded by the exons ATGAAGCTTGCTTTTGCAGCCCTCCTCCTTGTTTCTCTTGTTCTCGCCTCCTCTTTGCACGCCATGGCCGGCGGTCTGAGCCCGCAGCCCGCTCCGG GTTTGTGCGACACCAAGTGCGGTGAGAGGTGCCAGAAAGCGAGGGAACATGACCGGTGCCTTAAGTACTGTGGAATTTGCTGCCAGAAGTGCCAGTGCGTGCCGTCGGGGACGTATGGGAACAAATTGGAGTGCCCTTGCTACATGGACATGAAGAACTCCAAGGGCACTGCCAAATGCCCTTGA
- the LOC115742086 gene encoding U-box domain-containing protein 4-like, which translates to MEISLLKALLSNISLYFNLSSSDSTNLEPAQKYYKKAEEILKLVKPILDVIVGSEVASNEALNKAFGEIHQSVEDLRELFESWQPLLSKVDFIVRVEVLISKIRSAGLDTFQLLKSADQSLPDELSSVSLEHCVQKIKHIEYDRACLVIREAIKDQADGVGPSTADLVKIAESFSLKSNQEILIEAVALEKLKENAEQSENTSEVDYFDQLITIVTRMHDRLVLIKQSEISSPVPIPADFCCPLSLELMTDPVIVASGQTYERAFIRKWLDLGLTVCPKTRQTLSHTNLIPNYTVKALIANWCESNNVKLPDPMKSVSSNQPSPLLSHAESGTIREPPIRGNSPMSPESVRHMGSPVKNFVAPSGVPQVANAPLHPRSRSDALSSTVAGDERGLDIGRVSLVASEESSINFEEGAIDSSLQVSTSPNRSEFSNGIGADERMLNHKRSVSASSAHSGASRPLGSSGDANGLTNMTCYSSDASGEMKPELQSPTNVTTTQREPEFPPRMVETRSRSQTIRRWQPDRFGPRIISSPSVEARADLSGTETRVRKLVDALQSDSAETQREATAELRLLAKHNMDNRIVIANCGAINLLVSLLRSPDTKIQEDAVTALLNLSINDNNKMAIANADAIDPLIHVLQTGSPEAKENSAATLFSLSVIEDNKVKIGRSGAIEPLVDLLGNGTPRGKKDAATALFNLSIFHENKGRIVQAGAVKYLVELMDPAAGMVDKAVAVLANLATIHEGRTAIGQEGGIPVLVEVVELGSARGKENAAAALLQLCTNSNRYCSRVLQEGAVPPLVALSQSGTPRAKEKAQALLTYFRNQRHGNAGRG; encoded by the exons ATGGAGATATCCCTGTTGAAGGCACTACTAAGTAATATCTCCTTATATTTTAATCTATCATCTTCTGATAGTACAAACTTGGAACCAGCTCAGAAATATTATAAAAAGGCAGAGGAAATATTGAAGCTGGTGAAGCCAATTCTTGATGTCATTGTTGGCTCTGAAGTAGCTTCTAATGAGGCACTTAATAAGGCTTTTGGGGAGATTCATCAATCTGTGGAGGATTTGAGGGAGCTCTTTGAAAGCTGGCAGCCATTGTTGagtaaagttgatttt aTTGTTCGAGTAGAAGTTTTGATATCAAAAATTCGAAGTGCTGGCCTTGATACTTTCCAGCTGCTGAAATCTGCTGATCAAAGCCTCCCTGATGAGTTGAGTTCAGTGTCACTGGAG CACTGCGTGCAGAAGATAAAGCATATAGAATATGATCGAGCATGCTTGGTCATTAGAGAAGCCATAAAGGATCAAGCAGACGGTGTTGGTCCCAGCACTGCAGACCTTGTGAAAATTGCAGAAAGTTTTAGTTTGAAGTCAAACCAGGAAATCTTGATTGAGGCTGTTGCCCTTGAAAAATTGAAGGAGAATGCCGAGCAATCTGAGAACACCAGTGAGGTGGATTATTTTGACCAATTGATTACTATTGTCACACGGATGCATGATCGTCTTGTGTTGATAAAGCAGTCTGAGATCTCCAGCCCTGTCCCAATACCAGCAGATTTTTGCTGTCCTCTCTCTCTTGAGCTGATGACAGATCCAGTTATTGTGGCATCAGGACAAACGTATGAAAGGGCATTCATCAGGAAATGGCTGGACCTTGGGCTAACGGTTTGTCCAAAGACACGGCAAACATTAAGTCACACGAATCTAATACCTAATTATACTGTAAAGGCACTAATTGCTAATTGGTGTGAATCCAACAATGTAAAGTTGCCTGATCCTATGAAATCTGTGAGCTCAAACCAACCTTCGCCACTGCTTAGCCATGCAGAGTCTGGTACAATCAGGGAGCCACCTATCAGGGGGAACTCCCCAATGTCACCTGAGTCTGTCCGGCACATGGGTTCACCTGTTAAGAACTTTGTTGCACCTAGTGGAGTTCCCCAGGTTGCAAATGCTCCTTTGCATCCCCGTTCTAGGTCTGATGCTTTGTCATCAACTGTTGCTGGAGATGAGCGGGGCTTGGATATTGGGAGAGTGTCTCTAGTGGCCTCTGAAGAAAGTTCGATTAACTTTGAAGAAGGTGCTATTGATTCATCTCTCCAAGTGTCTACGTCCCCAAACAGGAGTGAATTTTCCAATGGCATTGGTGCTGATGAGCGGATGTTGAACCATAAGAGAAGTGTTTCGGCATCCAGCGCGCATTCTGGTGCAAGTAGGCCTCTAGGATCATCTGGAGATGCAAATGGATTAACTAATATGACATGCTACAGTAGCGACGCTTCTGGGGAGATGAAACCTGAATTACAGTCTCCTACTAATGTGACTACTACACAGCGAGAACCAGAGTTTCCTCCTCGAATGGTGGAGACAAGGTCGAGAAGCCAGACAATTAGGCGTTGGCAGCCAGATAGGTTTGGTCCAAGGATCATTTCTTCTCCTTCTGTTGAAGCAAGAGCTGATCTCTCTGGCACTGAAACTAGGGTCCGAAAGCTTGTTGATGCCTTACAAAGTGATTCAGCTGAAACTCAAAGAGAAGCGACTGCTGAACTTCGACTTTTGGCTAAGCACAACATGGACAACCGCATTGTAATCGCAAACTGTGGTGCCATTAACTTGTTGGTGAGTTTGCTCAGATCGCCGGACACCAAGATTCAGGAAGATGCTGTCACAGCACTTCTTAACCTGTCAATCAATGATAACAACAAGATGGCAATTGCTAATGCTGATGCAATTGATCCTTTGATCCACGTTCTCCAGACTGGCAGTCCTGAGGCCAAGGAGAACTCAGCTGCCACTCTTTTTAGTCTCTCTGTGATCGAAGATAATAAAGTCAAAATTGGAAGGTCGGGGGCGATTGAACCTCTGGTTGATTTGCTTGGCAATGGTACtccaagaggaaaaaaagatgcAGCCACAGCTTTGTTCAACTTATCCATCTTTCATGAGAACAAGGGACGTATTGTTCAAGCTGGTGCTGTAAAGTACCTCGTGGAGTTGATGGACCCGGCTGCTGGGATGGTTGATAAGGCAGTGGCTGTATTGGCAAATCTTGCCACAATTCATGAGGGAAGGACTGCTATTGGACAGGAAGGTGGAATTCCAGTTCTAGTTGAAGTTGTTGAGTTAGGTTCTGcaagaggaaaggaaaatgctgctgctgctcttcTGCAGCTTTGTACCAACAGCAATAGATACTGTAGTAGGGTGCTCCAAGAGGGAGCTGTCCCACCATTGGTGGCATTGTCTCAGTCCGGCACCCCAAGGGCAAAAGAGAAG GCGCAGGCACTTCTCACCTATTTCAGAAATCAACGACATGGCAATGCTGGGAGGGGCTGA